In Sander lucioperca isolate FBNREF2018 chromosome 21, SLUC_FBN_1.2, whole genome shotgun sequence, the following proteins share a genomic window:
- the LOC116063704 gene encoding uncharacterized protein LOC116063704 isoform X8 encodes MRGIKDRADNIDLSIGNVRKSKNKGKAFWEYMKSKATQVTADSRRAELETELAAVLKDTLRGLEKLNCFLDAVENLAVTSLHVFMEENQVLHLPEGISPEHVQVVISAARRICPHLLEFKRDASVFFLPKLQNVEVLAYQLEKYIKTTQIICEKLEKSSFSDFCLEMNDESLVDLDVDLSEDDVQRMLHHINQLDEIRMNQSFRTVFLFKDEPCSGFIDMFSERQPRMLQFLKALEENAVQLDRMNTGAKISSVAGSSVGAVGGVLSIIGLALIPVTAGASLVLTMTGVGLGITSGVNSAVTTATEIGVNRTQQKKASEVFQSFMEDVQDLQDCLKVEIKEETSPIDVVVGVGKVLGKAGAIGKGIDSIVDAASAVKMLKTEELIASAGKVVVQEGKALRNVPRVAADIPDIGQAAVKGPLALSKSARAGLIGLNALFLGMDIFFICKDSISLAKGSKTEVSQFIRARTALWSSELDSWQKIHDFLCEGRLTSEENKAILETPFYPEKEMKKEKTEMEINFDEVDEEQKIKEKQIV; translated from the exons ATGAGGGGCATCAAAGACAGGGCTGACAACATCGACCTAAGCATCGGCAATGTTAGAAAGTCAAAGAACAAAGGTAAGGCCTTTTGGGAATATATGAAGAGCAAGGCAACCCAGGTGACTGCAGACAGCAGGCGTGCAGAGCTGGAGACGGAGCTGGCTGCTGTGCTTAAGGACACTCTGAGAGGCCTGGAGAAGCTCAACTGCTTCCTGGATGCTGTGGAGAATCTTGCAGTCACCTCACTTCATGTGTTCATGGAGGAGAACCAGGTGTTACATCTGCCAGAAGGGATCAGTCCTGAACATGTTCAGGTTGTCATCTCTGCTGCACGGAGAATCTGCCCTCATCTCCTCGAGTTTAAAAGAGATGCAAGCGTCTTCTTCCTTCCCAAACTTCAGAATGTGGAAGTGCTGGCATATCAGCTGGAGAAATACATAAAGACCACCCAGATAATCTGTGAGAAGTTAGAGAAAAG CTCCTTCAGTGACTTTTGCCTGGAGATGAACGATGAATCTCTGGTGGACCTCGATGTGGATTTGTCTGAAGATGACGTACAAAGGATGCTTCATCACATTAATCAGCTCGATGAAATCAG GATGAACCAGAGCTTCCGTACGGTGTTCTTGTTTAAGGACGAACCGTGTTCTGGCTTCATCGATATGTTCAGCGAGCGACAGCCCCGGATGCTGCAGTTCCTAAAAGCCCTGGAGGAGAATGCTGTTCAGCTCGACAGGATGAATACGGGGGCAAAGATCTCCAGTGTGGCCGGCAGCTCAGTGGGGGCAGTTGGAGGTGTGCTTTCCATCATTGGTTTGGCATTAATTCCTGTAACAGCTGGAGCGTCTTTAGTGCTGACAATGACTGGGGTAGGGCTGGGAATTACCAGCGGAGTCAACAGTGCTGTCACCACTGCCACAGAGATTGGAGTAAACCGTACACAACAGAAGAAAGCCAGTGAAGTCTTCCAGAGCTTCATGGAGGATGTGCAGGATCTGCAGGATTGTCTGAAGGTAGAGATCAAAGAGGAAACAAGCCCGATAGATGTGGTTGTGGGAGTTGGCAAGGTGCTTGGTAAAGCTGGTGCTATTGGAAAAGGCATTGATTCTATTGTTGATGCTGCCTCTGCTGTTAAGATGTTAAAAACTGAAGAGCTGATTGCAAGTGCTGGCAAAGTGGTAGTGCAGGAAGGAAAAGCATTACGTAACGTGCCCAGGGTGGCAGCAGATATCCCAGATATCGGACAGGCAGCAGTCAAAGGGCCTCTTGCCCTCTCCAAGTCAGCCAGGGCCGGGCTCATCGGGCTCAATGCTCTTTTCCTCGGCATGGATATCTTCTTCATCTGTAAGGACAGCATCAGTCTGGCCAAAGGCAGCAAAACTGAAGTCTCTCAGTTCATCAGAGCCAGAACTGCACTTTGGAGTTCAGAGTTGGACTCATGGCAGAAGATCCATGACTTCCTGTGTGAAGGTCGGCTGACATCAGAGGAAAACAAAGCTATCCTGGAGACCCCATTTTATCCAGAGAAGgagatgaagaaagaaaaaacagaaatggaaataaaTTTTGATGAAGTGGATGAAGAACAAAAGATTAAAGAGAAACAAATTGTGTAA
- the LOC116063704 gene encoding apolipoprotein L3-like isoform X9, which yields MRGIKDRADNIDLSIGNVRKSKNKGKAFWEYMKSKATQVTADSRRAELETELAAVLKDTLRGLEKLNCFLDAVENLAVTSLHVFMEENQVLHLPEGISPEHVQVVISAARRICPHLLEFKRDASVFFLPKLQNVEVLAYQLEKYIKTTQIICEKLEKSSFSDFCLEMNDESLVDLDVDLSEDDVQRMLHHINQLDEIRMNQSFRTVFFSSVGAVGGVLSIIGLALIPVTAGASLVLTMTGVGLGITSGVNSAVTTATEIGVNRTQQKKASEVFQSFMEDVQDLQDCLKVEIKEETSPIDVVVGVGKVLGKAGAIGKGIDSIVDAASAVKMLKTEELIASAGKVVVQEGKALRNVPRVAADIPDIGQAAVKGPLALSKSARAGLIGLNALFLGMDIFFICKDSISLAKGSKTEVSQFIRARTALWSSELDSWQKIHDFLCEGRLTSEENKAILETPFYPEKEMKKEKTEMEINFDEVDEEQKIKEKQIV from the exons ATGAGGGGCATCAAAGACAGGGCTGACAACATCGACCTAAGCATCGGCAATGTTAGAAAGTCAAAGAACAAAGGTAAGGCCTTTTGGGAATATATGAAGAGCAAGGCAACCCAGGTGACTGCAGACAGCAGGCGTGCAGAGCTGGAGACGGAGCTGGCTGCTGTGCTTAAGGACACTCTGAGAGGCCTGGAGAAGCTCAACTGCTTCCTGGATGCTGTGGAGAATCTTGCAGTCACCTCACTTCATGTGTTCATGGAGGAGAACCAGGTGTTACATCTGCCAGAAGGGATCAGTCCTGAACATGTTCAGGTTGTCATCTCTGCTGCACGGAGAATCTGCCCTCATCTCCTCGAGTTTAAAAGAGATGCAAGCGTCTTCTTCCTTCCCAAACTTCAGAATGTGGAAGTGCTGGCATATCAGCTGGAGAAATACATAAAGACCACCCAGATAATCTGTGAGAAGTTAGAGAAAAG CTCCTTCAGTGACTTTTGCCTGGAGATGAACGATGAATCTCTGGTGGACCTCGATGTGGATTTGTCTGAAGATGACGTACAAAGGATGCTTCATCACATTAATCAGCTCGATGAAATCAG GATGAACCAGAGCTTCCGTACGGTGTTCTT CAGCTCAGTGGGGGCAGTTGGAGGTGTGCTTTCCATCATTGGTTTGGCATTAATTCCTGTAACAGCTGGAGCGTCTTTAGTGCTGACAATGACTGGGGTAGGGCTGGGAATTACCAGCGGAGTCAACAGTGCTGTCACCACTGCCACAGAGATTGGAGTAAACCGTACACAACAGAAGAAAGCCAGTGAAGTCTTCCAGAGCTTCATGGAGGATGTGCAGGATCTGCAGGATTGTCTGAAGGTAGAGATCAAAGAGGAAACAAGCCCGATAGATGTGGTTGTGGGAGTTGGCAAGGTGCTTGGTAAAGCTGGTGCTATTGGAAAAGGCATTGATTCTATTGTTGATGCTGCCTCTGCTGTTAAGATGTTAAAAACTGAAGAGCTGATTGCAAGTGCTGGCAAAGTGGTAGTGCAGGAAGGAAAAGCATTACGTAACGTGCCCAGGGTGGCAGCAGATATCCCAGATATCGGACAGGCAGCAGTCAAAGGGCCTCTTGCCCTCTCCAAGTCAGCCAGGGCCGGGCTCATCGGGCTCAATGCTCTTTTCCTCGGCATGGATATCTTCTTCATCTGTAAGGACAGCATCAGTCTGGCCAAAGGCAGCAAAACTGAAGTCTCTCAGTTCATCAGAGCCAGAACTGCACTTTGGAGTTCAGAGTTGGACTCATGGCAGAAGATCCATGACTTCCTGTGTGAAGGTCGGCTGACATCAGAGGAAAACAAAGCTATCCTGGAGACCCCATTTTATCCAGAGAAGgagatgaagaaagaaaaaacagaaatggaaataaaTTTTGATGAAGTGGATGAAGAACAAAAGATTAAAGAGAAACAAATTGTGTAA
- the LOC116063704 gene encoding uncharacterized protein LOC116063704 isoform X3: MGVVVQPADVEKGKRNQTVSCRRFGNKILQQSQKELQEVLCCYTADTLIYIDTVREFCERNPKWMLGRETELDMMKDIKDRADNIDLSIGHVTQSKEKGKAIWEYMKSKATQVTADSRRAELETELAAVLKDTLRGLEKLNCFLDAVENLAVTSLHVFMEENQVLHLPEGISPEHVQVVISAARRICPHLLEFKRDASVFFLPKLQNVEVLAYQLEKYIKTTQKICEKLEKSSLSDFCLEMNDESLVDLDVDLSEDDVQRMLHHINQLDEIRMNQSFRTVFLFKDEPCSGFIDMFSERQPRMLQFLKALEENAVQLDRMNTGAKISSVAGSSVGAVGGVLSIIGLALIPVTAGASLVLTMTGVGLGITSGVNSAVTTATEIGVNRTQQKKASEVFQSFMEDVQDLQDCLKVEIKEETSPIDVVVGVGKVLGKAGAIGKGIDSIVDAASAVKMLKTEELIASAGKVVVQEGKALRNVPRVAADIPDIGQAAVKGPLALSKSARAGLIGLNALFLGMDIFFICKDSISLAKGSKTEVSQFIRARTALWSSELDSWQKIHDFLCEGRLTSEENKAILETPFYPEKEMKKEKTEMEINFDEVDEEQKIKEKQIV, translated from the exons ATGGGTGTGGTGGTTCAGCCTGCTGATGTGGAGAAAGGAAAACGAAACCAAACAGTGAGCTGTCGACGTTTTGGCAACAAAATTCTTCAACAGTCTCA AAAGGAACTCCAGGAGGTCTTGTGCTGCTACACCGCAGATACCCTCATCTACATCGACACAGTGAGAGAATTCTGTGAGAGAAACCCCAAATGGATGCttgggagagagacagagttggACATGATGAAGGACATCAAAGACAGGGCTGACAACATCGACCTAAGCATCGGCCATGTTACCCAGTCAAAGGAGAAAGGTAAGGCCATTTGGGAATATATGAAGAGCAAGGCAACCCAGGTGACTGCAGACAGCAGGCGTGCAGAGCTGGAGACGGAGCTGGCTGCTGTGCTTAAGGACACTCTGAGAGGCCTGGAGAAGCTCAACTGCTTCCTGGATGCTGTGGAGAATCTTGCAGTCACCTCACTTCATGTGTTCATGGAGGAGAACCAGGTGTTACATCTGCCAGAAGGGATCAGTCCTGAACATGTTCAGGTTGTCATCTCTGCTGCACGGAGAATCTGCCCTCATCTCCTCGAGTTTAAAAGAGATGCAAGCGTCTTCTTCCTTCCCAAACTTCAGAATGTGGAAGTGCTGGCATATCAGCTGGAGAAATACATAAAGACCACCCAGAAAATCTGTGAGAAGTTAGAGAAAAG CTCCTTAAGCGACTTTTGCCTGGAGATGAACGATGAATCTCTGGTGGACCTCGATGTGGATTTGTCTGAAGATGACGTACAAAGGATGCTTCATCACATTAATCAGCTTGATGAAATCAG GATGAACCAGAGCTTCCGTACGGTGTTCTTGTTTAAGGACGAACCGTGTTCTGGCTTCATCGATATGTTCAGCGAGCGACAGCCCCGGATGCTGCAGTTCCTAAAAGCCCTGGAGGAGAATGCTGTTCAGCTCGACAGGATGAATACGGGGGCAAAGATCTCCAGTGTGGCCGGCAGCTCAGTGGGGGCAGTTGGAGGTGTGCTTTCCATCATTGGTTTGGCATTAATTCCTGTAACAGCTGGAGCGTCTTTAGTGCTGACAATGACTGGGGTAGGGCTGGGAATTACCAGCGGAGTCAACAGTGCTGTCACCACTGCCACAGAGATTGGAGTAAACCGTACACAACAGAAGAAAGCCAGTGAAGTCTTCCAGAGCTTCATGGAGGATGTGCAGGATCTGCAGGATTGTCTGAAGGTAGAGATCAAAGAGGAAACAAGCCCGATAGATGTGGTTGTGGGAGTTGGCAAGGTGCTTGGTAAAGCTGGTGCTATTGGAAAAGGCATTGATTCTATTGTTGATGCTGCCTCTGCTGTTAAGATGTTAAAAACTGAAGAGCTGATTGCAAGTGCTGGCAAAGTGGTAGTGCAGGAAGGAAAAGCATTACGTAACGTGCCCAGGGTGGCAGCAGATATCCCAGATATCGGACAGGCAGCAGTCAAAGGGCCTCTTGCCCTCTCCAAGTCAGCCAGGGCCGGGCTCATCGGGCTCAATGCTCTTTTCCTCGGCATGGATATCTTCTTCATCTGTAAGGACAGCATCAGTCTGGCCAAAGGCAGCAAAACTGAAGTCTCTCAGTTCATCAGAGCCAGAACTGCACTTTGGAGTTCAGAGTTGGACTCATGGCAGAAGATCCATGACTTCCTGTGTGAAGGTCGGCTGACATCAGAGGAAAACAAAGCTATCCTGGAGACCCCATTTTATCCAGAGAAGgagatgaagaaagaaaaaacagaaatggaaataaaTTTTGATGAAGTGGATGAAGAACAAAAGATTAAAGAGAAACAAATTGTGTAA
- the LOC116063704 gene encoding uncharacterized protein LOC116063704 isoform X4, with amino-acid sequence MGVVVQPADVEKGKRNQTVSCRRFGNKILQQSQKELQEVLCCYTADTLIYIDTVREFCERNPKWMLGRETELDMMKDIKDRADNIDLSIGHVTQSKEKGKAIWEYMKSKATQVTADSRRAELETELAAVLKDTLRGLEKLNCFLDAVENLAVTSLHVFMEENQVLHLPEGISPEHVQVVISAARRICPHLLEFKRDASVFFLPKLQNVEVLAYQLEKYIKTTQKICEKLEKSDFCLEMNDESLVDLDVDLSEDDVQRMLHHINQLDEIRMNQSFRTVFLFKDEPCSGFIDMFSERQPRMLQFLKALEENAVQLDRMNTGAKISSVAGSSVGAVGGVLSIIGLALIPVTAGASLVLTMTGVGLGITSGVNSAVTTATEIGVNRTQQKKASEVFQSFMEDVQDLQDCLKVEIKEETSPIDVVVGVGKVLGKAGAIGKGIDSIVDAASAVKMLKTEELIASAGKVVVQEGKALRNVPRVAADIPDIGQAAVKGPLALSKSARAGLIGLNALFLGMDIFFICKDSISLAKGSKTEVSQFIRARTALWSSELDSWQKIHDFLCEGRLTSEENKAILETPFYPEKEMKKEKTEMEINFDEVDEEQKIKEKQIV; translated from the exons ATGGGTGTGGTGGTTCAGCCTGCTGATGTGGAGAAAGGAAAACGAAACCAAACAGTGAGCTGTCGACGTTTTGGCAACAAAATTCTTCAACAGTCTCA AAAGGAACTCCAGGAGGTCTTGTGCTGCTACACCGCAGATACCCTCATCTACATCGACACAGTGAGAGAATTCTGTGAGAGAAACCCCAAATGGATGCttgggagagagacagagttggACATGATGAAGGACATCAAAGACAGGGCTGACAACATCGACCTAAGCATCGGCCATGTTACCCAGTCAAAGGAGAAAGGTAAGGCCATTTGGGAATATATGAAGAGCAAGGCAACCCAGGTGACTGCAGACAGCAGGCGTGCAGAGCTGGAGACGGAGCTGGCTGCTGTGCTTAAGGACACTCTGAGAGGCCTGGAGAAGCTCAACTGCTTCCTGGATGCTGTGGAGAATCTTGCAGTCACCTCACTTCATGTGTTCATGGAGGAGAACCAGGTGTTACATCTGCCAGAAGGGATCAGTCCTGAACATGTTCAGGTTGTCATCTCTGCTGCACGGAGAATCTGCCCTCATCTCCTCGAGTTTAAAAGAGATGCAAGCGTCTTCTTCCTTCCCAAACTTCAGAATGTGGAAGTGCTGGCATATCAGCTGGAGAAATACATAAAGACCACCCAGAAAATCTGTGAGAAGTTAGAGAAAAG CGACTTTTGCCTGGAGATGAACGATGAATCTCTGGTGGACCTCGATGTGGATTTGTCTGAAGATGACGTACAAAGGATGCTTCATCACATTAATCAGCTTGATGAAATCAG GATGAACCAGAGCTTCCGTACGGTGTTCTTGTTTAAGGACGAACCGTGTTCTGGCTTCATCGATATGTTCAGCGAGCGACAGCCCCGGATGCTGCAGTTCCTAAAAGCCCTGGAGGAGAATGCTGTTCAGCTCGACAGGATGAATACGGGGGCAAAGATCTCCAGTGTGGCCGGCAGCTCAGTGGGGGCAGTTGGAGGTGTGCTTTCCATCATTGGTTTGGCATTAATTCCTGTAACAGCTGGAGCGTCTTTAGTGCTGACAATGACTGGGGTAGGGCTGGGAATTACCAGCGGAGTCAACAGTGCTGTCACCACTGCCACAGAGATTGGAGTAAACCGTACACAACAGAAGAAAGCCAGTGAAGTCTTCCAGAGCTTCATGGAGGATGTGCAGGATCTGCAGGATTGTCTGAAGGTAGAGATCAAAGAGGAAACAAGCCCGATAGATGTGGTTGTGGGAGTTGGCAAGGTGCTTGGTAAAGCTGGTGCTATTGGAAAAGGCATTGATTCTATTGTTGATGCTGCCTCTGCTGTTAAGATGTTAAAAACTGAAGAGCTGATTGCAAGTGCTGGCAAAGTGGTAGTGCAGGAAGGAAAAGCATTACGTAACGTGCCCAGGGTGGCAGCAGATATCCCAGATATCGGACAGGCAGCAGTCAAAGGGCCTCTTGCCCTCTCCAAGTCAGCCAGGGCCGGGCTCATCGGGCTCAATGCTCTTTTCCTCGGCATGGATATCTTCTTCATCTGTAAGGACAGCATCAGTCTGGCCAAAGGCAGCAAAACTGAAGTCTCTCAGTTCATCAGAGCCAGAACTGCACTTTGGAGTTCAGAGTTGGACTCATGGCAGAAGATCCATGACTTCCTGTGTGAAGGTCGGCTGACATCAGAGGAAAACAAAGCTATCCTGGAGACCCCATTTTATCCAGAGAAGgagatgaagaaagaaaaaacagaaatggaaataaaTTTTGATGAAGTGGATGAAGAACAAAAGATTAAAGAGAAACAAATTGTGTAA
- the LOC116063704 gene encoding uncharacterized protein LOC116063704 isoform X6: MSAARKELQEVLCCYTADTLIYIDTVREFCERNPKWMLGRETELDMMKDIKDRADNIDLSIGHVTQSKEKGKAIWEYMKSKATQVTADSRRAELETELAAVLKDTLRGLEKLNCFLDAVENLAVTSLHVFMEENQVLHLPEGISPEHVQVVISAARRICPHLLEFKRDASVFFLPKLQNVEVLAYQLEKYIKTTQKICEKLEKSSLSDFCLEMNDESLVDLDVDLSEDDVQRMLHHINQLDEIRMNQSFRTVFLFKDEPCSGFIDMFSERQPRMLQFLKALEENAVQLDRMNTGAKISSVAGSSVGAVGGVLSIIGLALIPVTAGASLVLTMTGVGLGITSGVNSAVTTATEIGVNRTQQKKASEVFQSFMEDVQDLQDCLKVEIKEETSPIDVVVGVGKVLGKAGAIGKGIDSIVDAASAVKMLKTEELIASAGKVVVQEGKALRNVPRVAADIPDIGQAAVKGPLALSKSARAGLIGLNALFLGMDIFFICKDSISLAKGSKTEVSQFIRARTALWSSELDSWQKIHDFLCEGRLTSEENKAILETPFYPEKEMKKEKTEMEINFDEVDEEQKIKEKQIV, translated from the exons ATGTCTGCTGCAAG AAAGGAACTCCAGGAGGTCTTGTGCTGCTACACCGCAGATACCCTCATCTACATCGACACAGTGAGAGAATTCTGTGAGAGAAACCCCAAATGGATGCttgggagagagacagagttggACATGATGAAGGACATCAAAGACAGGGCTGACAACATCGACCTAAGCATCGGCCATGTTACCCAGTCAAAGGAGAAAGGTAAGGCCATTTGGGAATATATGAAGAGCAAGGCAACCCAGGTGACTGCAGACAGCAGGCGTGCAGAGCTGGAGACGGAGCTGGCTGCTGTGCTTAAGGACACTCTGAGAGGCCTGGAGAAGCTCAACTGCTTCCTGGATGCTGTGGAGAATCTTGCAGTCACCTCACTTCATGTGTTCATGGAGGAGAACCAGGTGTTACATCTGCCAGAAGGGATCAGTCCTGAACATGTTCAGGTTGTCATCTCTGCTGCACGGAGAATCTGCCCTCATCTCCTCGAGTTTAAAAGAGATGCAAGCGTCTTCTTCCTTCCCAAACTTCAGAATGTGGAAGTGCTGGCATATCAGCTGGAGAAATACATAAAGACCACCCAGAAAATCTGTGAGAAGTTAGAGAAAAG CTCCTTAAGCGACTTTTGCCTGGAGATGAACGATGAATCTCTGGTGGACCTCGATGTGGATTTGTCTGAAGATGACGTACAAAGGATGCTTCATCACATTAATCAGCTTGATGAAATCAG GATGAACCAGAGCTTCCGTACGGTGTTCTTGTTTAAGGACGAACCGTGTTCTGGCTTCATCGATATGTTCAGCGAGCGACAGCCCCGGATGCTGCAGTTCCTAAAAGCCCTGGAGGAGAATGCTGTTCAGCTCGACAGGATGAATACGGGGGCAAAGATCTCCAGTGTGGCCGGCAGCTCAGTGGGGGCAGTTGGAGGTGTGCTTTCCATCATTGGTTTGGCATTAATTCCTGTAACAGCTGGAGCGTCTTTAGTGCTGACAATGACTGGGGTAGGGCTGGGAATTACCAGCGGAGTCAACAGTGCTGTCACCACTGCCACAGAGATTGGAGTAAACCGTACACAACAGAAGAAAGCCAGTGAAGTCTTCCAGAGCTTCATGGAGGATGTGCAGGATCTGCAGGATTGTCTGAAGGTAGAGATCAAAGAGGAAACAAGCCCGATAGATGTGGTTGTGGGAGTTGGCAAGGTGCTTGGTAAAGCTGGTGCTATTGGAAAAGGCATTGATTCTATTGTTGATGCTGCCTCTGCTGTTAAGATGTTAAAAACTGAAGAGCTGATTGCAAGTGCTGGCAAAGTGGTAGTGCAGGAAGGAAAAGCATTACGTAACGTGCCCAGGGTGGCAGCAGATATCCCAGATATCGGACAGGCAGCAGTCAAAGGGCCTCTTGCCCTCTCCAAGTCAGCCAGGGCCGGGCTCATCGGGCTCAATGCTCTTTTCCTCGGCATGGATATCTTCTTCATCTGTAAGGACAGCATCAGTCTGGCCAAAGGCAGCAAAACTGAAGTCTCTCAGTTCATCAGAGCCAGAACTGCACTTTGGAGTTCAGAGTTGGACTCATGGCAGAAGATCCATGACTTCCTGTGTGAAGGTCGGCTGACATCAGAGGAAAACAAAGCTATCCTGGAGACCCCATTTTATCCAGAGAAGgagatgaagaaagaaaaaacagaaatggaaataaaTTTTGATGAAGTGGATGAAGAACAAAAGATTAAAGAGAAACAAATTGTGTAA